TCTCACAAATTTCACACTTTGGCATATAAAATAGCCTACTCTGTGGAATGTTGTTTGATTTTAGGAGATGCACTTGATTGCATTGGTCCACAACTAGAGGATAAACTCAATGCAATTACCAATGCAACGAATAAACCATgtaatgacgaagaaaatgttgacccAAATGTGCAGCGAACAAATGAGGTTCTTACTGCTTCAAAGCTCAAGAAAAAAGAGTTCAATCAAAGAAATTGAGAAGAAGGAAAACTTGGCTTGATAAGTTACTCAAAGGGAAGCGCAAGCCAACTAAAGTTGCTGCATCAAAAAACCAAAGAGCAAAGGTATGTAGCAATATGTACATGATGTCTTGTTACCATTCATTCCTAAATTACTTACTAGAAGTTTTATTGAAGCAACAAATGAAACATGATTGGGCGGAGCCTCAAATAGGAGTGGAGAAGGATGTTGGCGATAAAGCAACAAATATGGAGTTTCAAGACTGCAACAAAATAATGAGTTGCACGCAGTCCTTGAGAGCTACCTGTTATGATGAAGATCTGTTCTAGCATGTACAAGCTTGTTAGATAGTATTTTGGGCAGTATCGACTGTATTTTGGACAGGGTTGACTATAGTATGTTGGACTTGGGAGCTAACTATAGTCTTTTGTGGCATAAGTGCACAAGTAAAAGGGCCAACACTACGTACTTGAATGATTATGTAAAAACAAATTTATATGTCAATTTGCTTCAAAAATTAGTTTACTCACGCCTACAAAATGCTCTGTACTGTTCACATTTTCTGTCCTATTGATTTCCTGAACCTCTTAACTGAATGTCCATGTATTTAAAATAGCTTGGGTTTTCCTTTTTGCTTGATGTTTGCTAAACGGAACCCAAGTGTATTTGCTTGCTAAATTAAACTGTATTTTGTTACGTTATTTACAGCCTTGTAAGACTGATGTTTTGTCAAACTGTTGCTGTTTTGATGGACTGAGAACTGCGTGTTAACTGAACTAATGCTCTGCTCCGTTCTCTGTACGAAGCGCCTCTGTTTCCCCTGCGCGTTCTCGCTATTCTGTCTACGGGTGGGTATTTTGGCTGTGAATTGCTGGCCGTAGGATCGACTTGGACGCTGGATGGTAAGGGGCAAAGCGCGCGGTGACTTGACTACAGCAAGGCACTGGATCTCGGTCCCGCCGCAGCTACTGGACGTCTTGGAGCCGTCCTCGCTGGTTGCCACGGCCGCCGGCATCCTCAACATCTTCCACGAAATGACCGATAGAAAaaggcggccagggaggggagatAAAATTTCACATCACCTGTTAAAGCAACGGCAGCTGTGGCGATATGAAATCTTCTCTCTCCTACCCTACAATGTTTTTTACATCGTCAAATTTTATATCAcatgttgaagatgctctaagtcCGCAGCCGTGACAGCGTGCATTTTCTACGCGTGGACGGATGGTCAGCTAATTGGCCAAAGGGAAAAAGTCGAAACCACTAAAGGAGAGGCGATGCGAATGATAACGACGAGTCGACGACCGAGCTCCCAATCACAAAGCGGCCGAGCCTTGACGCTCATGTCCTCCCCTTTTATTCCTTCATCAAAGTAATGCTCGGGTCAAAGATGTTTCCGGGTGGCACCTAGCTGGTCAGCAGAGGCACCATACGCAGGGACAATTTGTCAACGGGATAAACTAGAGGCGTGTAGAAAGCCCCAATCGCTCATGCACCACATGCCTCTCCTCTGACTCTGACCACCCTGATGCAGGCCTAAACTAATACAGATCGGGAGTCCTAATGTCAACGGCGCACTCGCCAAGCCGCCATGGTGATAGAAAATCACGCTagtttagagcatctacaaccggagctCTTAAACCCACCTCATACGTTCGGGCAGGCTGCTCAGTCGCTGTCTGGTCACAATTTTTTATCTAGACGGGCCTCTCAAATAACCCTCAAATACCCGGTCTGACCGTCAACCCCAATATCCAGCCTAAATATGAGGTGTATATGGGCGCGTCTGGGCCCGCCCGCCACGTTGGACCCGGCAACCCGATCCCACCCCATATTGCACcaaatcccccccccctcccccgagcTGCTggatccatttgctctcttctttgTTCTTTCTCCTCCACGTCGTCCAGCTCGCAGCTCCGCTGCCGCGTCCGCTCCGCAGTCGTTCGCAGGCTCTCCGCTGCCAGCTCCGGAAGAGCGCTCCCGGACCGGATGCTGTCAACGTTGTCGTCGGCCCCGACGCCACTGTGGTACAGCCGGCAACTCTCCGGCTCCGCCTTGCACTTGATGTGTTCGACACATTGACCGACCGGAATTATTGTGATTTTGTTAGGTAAATGATGGATTACGATGCTTCGTCGAACGAGGAGTATGGACCGACAAAGCTTgaccaaatgattcaagatgagtTCTTCGATTCGTCGGATTCAGACGAGGAAGTGGATAtgatcatgctcatgagcatgcaagagAAAATGGACCGGCAAGTGAAGCATATTCTTAATTTCAAGGGCTCAATCAAAGGGAGAAGAGTGATCAGCCGGGATAGAGTGTCCGGAGCAAACCTACTGCACAATGACTACTTTGCTCCCACACCTGCTTTCCCGGACGATCCATGGTTTCATCGCCGTTTTCGCATGCGAAAACCATTATTTTTGCGCATTGTGGAGGGGGAGGAGGCACACGACGACCACTTCAAGCTGAGAAGGGATTGTTGCGGCCAACTCTCTTTCTCGAGCAAACAGAAGTGCACGACTGCTCTGAGGATGCTTGGACTTGGTACTGCTGCAGATGTCGTTGATGAGATGGTCAGGATGGGGGAGAGCATGTGCCTCAAGACTACTGCCAAATTTGCTCGCGCCATGGTTGAGGTGTTTGAACCGGAGTATCTCAGAGAACCAAATGCGCAGGACACAGAGAACTTGTTGGCAATTGGAGAGGCAAGGGGGTTTCCAGGAATGCTCggatcaattgattgcatgcatACACCAGAGAGGACACCATCATActagaagcggtggcatcacatgacttatggatttggcatgctttctttggaatGCCCGGTTCTCACAACGACATCAACGTGCTTCAATGATCTCCGGTGTTCAGGAGGCTTTGCAATGGGGAATCACCGCCGTGCAACTACACCGTTAACGACCTAGACTACAACATGGGGGTACTATCTTGCCGATGGTACCTATCCTCAGTGGGCGgcatttgtgaagaccatatccGAGTCGCGTGGCAATAAACAGagccactttgcaacaatgcagGAAGCGGCTAGGAAGGACGCTGAGCAGGCATTTGGTGTGCTTCAAGCTCGTTGGGGAATTGTGCGGAGCGCTGCAATGATGTGGGAATCGGAAACTTTGTGCCAgctgatgacatgttgtgttattctgcacaatatgattgtcgaggatgagggtgatggTGTAGCCCATTTTGAAGCACCTGGAGAACAAGTTGAAATCCTCAAAGATCAAGATGCATCTCAGCTTATGAATTTTCTGCAGATGCATCAGAATCTTTGAAAACAACAGGTGGACACGCAACTACTCAATGATCTTGTGGAGCACATGTGGATACATAATGGCAACCAAGGAGGTAATGCTTGAGTTTGGCACTTCAAATAAGTTTTATGTAAACACTATGTATGCTTGATACCAACAATTGTAATTACGTGCGACATTGTGTTGCATGATCGACGTGCATGTATTTGCATGGATTTGATAGTCCAGATTTGAGATATGTGGATGCATGGAAGGAAATATGAGGGTGTGCCTGGATGCGCCCGCGGGCATGCTCGGACGCGTCCGTGGGCGTTTGAGGGGCCGAATTTTCCAAgttcggctgtagatgctcttatgctCCTTGACAGCATCTACAGCCATGCCCAGAGGTCAATCCAGTCATTGACTAGTAAAAAAATTGATTCAGACTCATACGGCCCAAAATGCACAGGCTGATCAGCAACTCTCATCCAGTCAAAATTTGGACGGATGTAGGGAGGTCCGGGTGCGTCCGCCACATCAGAACCGGTCTGTATTGGACACTTCAACCTCACATATGTTCATCCTCATCCTCTTCCCGATCCAAACCCTAGCTACTTCACTTCACTCCACTCCACTTCATCCCCAAGTCCTCTTCCGGGATCTTTGGCCCTCTCCGGCATGGCGGTCAGTGATCTGACTCCGACCATGGTGATCCATAGATTAGGGTGTCATCCCATGCAGGCCGGAGGAGGCTATGACCATCTGCATGGCCCTCTGCCGCTCACGGGCGGAGTGCGTCCAACCGATGTCGGTACCTATTCAACACGAATCCATTGCGTCAGCATAACTGGCGCTCGGATCTACTGAGGATGGAGGCTCAAGGTTTGTCTATCGCCCATCTTAGGTCCGCCAAACGTATGAGTGCTACATGGACCGGTGTGTCCCCCATGGGTATTAGAGGATGCGGGTTGCCGAGGCAGCAAAAGAGGTCGGCTTGTGTATGGCCGGACTGCCCACCCCCCTCCAAAGAGGAGGACGAGGACAATGCGACGGGTCCAacagctctggcgatgagcagatcCTTTTGATCCATTTTGCATCTTCGAGCGGTACTTCCACGGCAAAGCCGACCAGCAAGGGCAAAGGCAGCCGTGGATGATCTTTGTCCATAGCTAGTATGTATGTAGGTAGAACATGTCAATTTTTGGTAATTCGATGGCATGTGCTGATGTAGTAGCTGTACGCTTTATGTTGCATCATAGAGATTGTAGAGATAGTTTAAGATGCATGCCATAGTATGGACTTGAGATTATGAGGTACCGTCGTGAAAATGTACTCACCatatccatctatatagggcctaatgattGTTTTTGAGATTAACTTTGACCACCTGTTAAAGCAATAGTATATAGaatgcaagttacacaaagcatacctttaaATTCGTACATGAaaagagctttcaatgatatattttTCATATTATATGTCTTATatactattaatcttatcaatagtcaaatgcAATCTCGAAAAACAGATTAGGTCCTATATGGATGGAGGGAGTAAGATCACTATAGCCGGGCGCCCTATATCTGTCTCATACGCCCTGGCAGGCCGTCTAGTCACTGACCGGTTAAAAAAAACGACCCAACTGAAGCTCTCAAACGCCGGGGCTGATCGCCCCCCCTCATATCTGTCCCAAATATAGGACGGATATGAGgcggcccaggcacgcccaggcaTGTCCGCCATGTCAACCCGACCCACCGCTGGCCCCCTCGACCCCACAAAAACTCATGTCCGGCAGAAACCCTAACTCACTCCGCTGTGCTCCGNNNNNNNNNNNNNNNNNNNNNNNNNNNNNNNNNNNNNNNNNNNNNNNNNNNNNNNNNNNNNNNNNNNNNNNNNNNNNNNNNNNNNNNNNNNNNNNNNNNNNNNNNNNNNNNNNNNNNNNNNNNNNNNNNNNNNNNNNNNNNNNNNNNNNNNNNNNNNNNNNNNNNNNNNNNNNNNNNNNNNNNNNNNNNNNNNNNNNNNNNNNNNNNNNNNNNNNNNNNNNNNNNNNNNNNNNNNNNNNNNNNNNNNNNNNNNNNNNNNNNNNNNNNNNNNNNNNNNNNNNNNNNNNNNNNNNNNNNNNNNNNNNNNNNNNNNNNNNNNNNNNNNNNNNNNNNNNNNNNNNNNNNNNNNNNNNNNNNNNNNNNNNNNNNNNNNNNNNGAGCGCTCGCGGGTCGATCCGGGCAACAGCTCTGGGTCCGGTGCGACGCCACCCATCGCCTTTCGCCGCAGCGCTGACGCCGGTGCCGGCCCTTCCTGCCCCGCGAGCGGATCTGCGAGGCCTGCCAGATCTGCTCCTCCTGCCCGACGAtctcctccacctccggccgctGCTCCGCACGGGCAGCACTGGGTTCTAGTGCCCGCTCCACCGACGTCGCGGATGCAGACTCCGAAGTCGGAGGCACGTGCCGCCCGCTAGGAGAGGCAGGGGGCAAGGAAGATGGCGGGTGGGTCGGACACGTCTGCGcaatccgcccgccgccgccgggtgCCCGACGAGGAGGACCATCTCCTCGAGTGGGTGTGCTGCCGGTCACCGACAGAGGCGGAGGCGAAGGACCGACAACTCCGAAGGATCAACACCAAGCAGCTCCGGCTCAGCATTGAGCAATCCGAGTGGGAGGCGGCGGACGGAGCGGCAGAGGCGGCGAGGGTGGCCAAGCTCAAGCGTAAGCAAGACCATGTcgtccggtgtttgcaaggctacATCGTCATCTCTGGTTCCTCGCGACGATGACAGGTCTGACAACTCCCACGTGGACCCACCTCCTGCCGCAGACTCCTAGAGCTATGACGGCGATCGGAAGGGCACAGGGCTGGCGAGGAAGTGGTGAAGCTTGCCCTCTCCTGTTTATAATCTAGTTGTAGTATGTAGTTACAATGTGTCGGatcgttgaactatgtggcttcccCGTTTGGTGATCTATTGAGTGATGTTTATGTGAATTGTGCGAGTTTGGTACCAGTTTGTACGTTCGTTTCATGTTGGTTTTGATCGTTTCGTGATCTACGTACTAGTTGCATGAATTTGTATGGATATAGGGTAATGAATATGAGATATGCGGGTGTGGAGGCCTAGATTTAGGGAGTGCAAGGTGCGTCCGCGGACGTATAGGAGGTCAGATTTGCCAACTCCGGCTGCAGATGCTCTAAATTTGAGGGGTGACCGTTCACGGTCCGCTGATATTTGAGGGTCGGATTTTGTGTATCTGATGAGTATAATAAACTACTCTGGGGTTGAGGCAGTTGTTGGAACTAGGAAGCTTGCCACCCGTTTCCAAGGGCTGACTTCCAAGGCAAGTCAGATTGCGCATCTCCACTCCACCTCCGCCGAATATTAAAAAGGAGGAGACCGAGATGACATTTTTCGCTGTATTCTATGCGCATCTCCAAAGTCCAACCCATTCCTGATATCAGTGCTTTGTGTTTCCTTTTGCTGCTAACCAATCCATTGACTTGCATCCATACTCTGCTCCTCCATTTCAACTTTTGTTATAAAACCCCTCGGCCTCCGTCCATCCATTTGCACCTCAAATCTCAAAGTCACACAACCAAGCCGAGAACCGCCGCGTGCAGCAGCCAGGGCCGCGCCTTTCCCCGTCCTTCTCCGGCGCCGACCATGGCCGTCGACTTCGTGGGACGCGGCCACGCCCCCCGTGGCCTCGCCCTGGCGGGCGGGCAGCAGCAGCTGGCCTTCCACGAGGCCGCCGCGGCGGGGCTCAGCAGCCTCGAGCTCCTCGTCTCGGCGCTCTCCCCCCGCGCTGactgcgcgccgccgccgctcggggAGATCGCCGACCAAGCGTTATCGGGGTTCCGCCGGGTCATCGACATCCTCGGCCGCACCGGTCACGCCCGCTTCCGCCGCGGCCCTGTTGGAGGAGGCGCCGCCTCGTTGACTCCCCCTCCTGTCTCTTCTCCTCCTCGGATGCCGGCCCGGCCACCGGCACCGGCAGCCTCGCAGCAGTTGGCGCCCCAGAAAAGCCTGACGCTGGACTTCACCAAGCCTTCGAAGACGCCGGCAGCGGCAGCCGCTGCTTCGGTGACGTCGACGTCTTTCTTCTCGTCGGTGACGGCGGGGGGCGAGGGCAGCGTCTCCAAGGGCCCGAGCCAGCTGGTGTCCTCCGGAAAGCCGCCGCTCGCGGCTGGCACCAAACgcaagcaacagcagcagcagacgCCCTGCGCGAGCGCCGCGCACTCcgatgccgctgccgccgccggtggccggtgccactgctcgaagaagcgcaagcaccgggTGAAATACACCACGCGCGTGCCCGCGGTAAGCTCGCGCACGGCGGACATCCCCGGCGACGACTACTCGTGGCGCAAGTACGGGCAGAAGCCCATCAAGGGGTCCCCTTACCCCCGCTGCTACTATAGGTGCAGCACCGCCAAGGGCTGCCCGGCGCGGAAGCACGTCGAACGCGCCACCGACGACCCCGCCATGCTCATCGTCACCTACGAGGGTGACCACCGCCACGACACTTTGCCGCCGGCCGCCGCAAATTGAAGCTCCCTGGCAGCGACAGCCGACAGGACTGGATGTGTTCTTCCATTTGTTCTTTGTACACGACCTACACATGCATGTACACCACTAACTTCGAATTTTGTTTTTGGACTTCAAAtttattttcttacatatgtatgCAGTATACTTGCGCGAGAAACATAgtgagagcatctacagccggaagtCTCAAGCATCCTATATAAGTCCGGGCGGACGGCCCAATCACTAATTGTTAAAAAACTCAACCGACACACACGCCTCAATAACCGGCCTCAAATGTCTAGACTTATCGGCACTCCTCATATACAACCCAAATCTAGGGCGGGTTCCGGGAGGACCGGGCGGGTTCCGGAAGGAACTGGCATGCCCGGACGCGTCCGTCATGTTGGATCCGACCCGTGATGGCCCACCTTGACTCCACATATAGTCATCCTCATCCGCTCACCGGATCAAACCGGCACTCCACTCCACTCAGCTCCGCCCTAAGCTCCCTTTCGGCGATCTCCGGCCGTCTCCGACATGGCGGGCAGCGGATCTAACTCCGACCACTCCTAATCCATCAATTGGGGCATCATTCCATGTAGGGAGGAGGTCAGGAGGAGGTTGTGGCCGTTCGCATGGCCCTCGGCAGCTCCCGGGAGGAGTGCGCTCGACCTAGGTAGGATTCGATCTGGCATGAATCCACTTTGTCGGCGCAACAAGCGCTCGGATCCGGCGGGGATGGAAGCTCGAGGTCCATCTTGCGCCCCTTCTCCGGTCCAAAGGAGTACAAGGGCTATAGGGATAGGTGTGCTCGCCGTAAATAAGCAGATGGGGACAGGAGTGCGAGGCCCGCCTTGCTGTCGATGTGGCGGAGGTGGCGGCACACGCTGCCGCAGAAGAGAAGTCATCCGTGTCCGCATCACCACAAGCGGCAAAGGATGAACACACACGCCCTCGTCCGAGAACAATCCTGGGCGGTCCGTGCCATAGCCATACTGCCCCCCAAAGAGGAGGGGCATGAAAAAGTGACTGGGCAGACAACCCCGGCAAGGCGGAGACCCGGCTAGATCCATATTGTGTCTTCGATCATTACTTCCATTACAAAGACACCAAGGGATCCGACAAGGGCAAGCGTGGATGATCTTTTCCATAGCTAGTATGTAGAACATGCCAAATTTCGGTATTCCGATGGCATGTATTGATGTAGTAGCCGGACGCCCGTATCGGAAGTTTATGATACATGTGTTATATGGATTTGAGGTACCTGGATGTGGGAACAAAAATTTAAGGTGTGACCAGTCACTGTTTGCGGATGCGCCCGCTCGCATCAACGGTCGTATAAGGGGCCAACTTAGCATGTGCATGTAGATGCTCTAAGAAGTGTTCAACAATGATGTAGGGAACGcagtaattcaaaattttcctacaatcacgcaagatctatctagaagatgcatagaaacgagaggggagagtgtgtccacgtaccctcgtagaccgaaagcggaagcgtttagcaatgcggttgatgtagtggaacatcttcacgatccaaccgatccaagcacggaacgtacggcacctccgcgttcaacacacgttcagcccgatga
Above is a window of Triticum dicoccoides isolate Atlit2015 ecotype Zavitan chromosome 5B, WEW_v2.0, whole genome shotgun sequence DNA encoding:
- the LOC119311678 gene encoding probable WRKY transcription factor 17, whose product is MAVDFVGRGHAPRGLALAGGQQQLAFHEAAAAGLSSLELLVSALSPRADCAPPPLGEIADQALSGFRRVIDILGRTGHARFRRGPVGGGAASLTPPPVSSPPRMPARPPAPAASQQLAPQKSLTLDFTKPSKTPAAAAAASVTSTSFFSSVTAGGEGSVSKGPSQLVSSGKPPLAAGTKRKQQQQQTPCASAAHSDAAAAAGGRCHCSKKRKHRVKYTTRVPAVSSRTADIPGDDYSWRKYGQKPIKGSPYPRCYYRCSTAKGCPARKHVERATDDPAMLIVTYEGDHRHDTLPPAAAN